The following proteins are encoded in a genomic region of Burkholderiales bacterium:
- a CDS encoding 16S rRNA (uracil(1498)-N(3))-methyltransferase, with protein RATATAGFVPVALGPRILRTETAGPAALAAMQALYGDW; from the coding sequence TGCGCGCCACGGCGACGGCCGGATTTGTTCCGGTTGCTTTGGGCCCGCGCATCCTGCGCACCGAAACCGCAGGCCCTGCCGCACTCGCGGCAATGCAGGCCTTGTATGGAGATTGGTGA